Proteins encoded in a region of the Bacillus methanolicus genome:
- a CDS encoding GNAT family N-acetyltransferase: MLIRYKKAFEKIAMGLLSFMPNEKDLKKLQQTMKEYETDKGRQLFLWKEGEDIIGLIGVLVVNDYEVEIHHISVNPSHRHQGIGKSMVKALKDFYPDKELIPNEYTASFMHKCDISLLNEAGSSGSDSLRQ, translated from the coding sequence ATGTTAATACGTTATAAGAAAGCATTTGAAAAAATAGCAATGGGCCTTTTATCCTTTATGCCAAATGAGAAGGATTTGAAGAAACTTCAGCAAACAATGAAGGAGTATGAAACCGATAAAGGTCGCCAGCTGTTTCTGTGGAAGGAAGGGGAAGATATTATCGGTCTTATAGGTGTACTTGTTGTTAATGATTACGAAGTCGAAATACACCATATATCCGTAAATCCTTCACATCGCCATCAAGGAATCGGCAAAAGTATGGTAAAAGCATTAAAAGACTTTTACCCGGATAAAGAACTGATACCAAATGAATATACAGCATCTTTCATGCATAAATGTGATATTAGTCTTCTGAATGAGGCTGGCTCATCGGGATCTGACTCCCTCCGGCAATAG
- the lysA gene encoding diaminopimelate decarboxylase, whose product MYFHGTTKVNDKGHLEIGGVDTIELAQKYGTPLYVYDVALIRERAKGFKNTFDELGVKAQVAYASKAFSTVAMIQLAEEEGLSLDVVSGGELYTALTAGFPVSKIHFHGNNKSRAELEMALEHQIGCIVVDNFHELELIDSICSEMNRNTKILLRVTPGIEAHTHDYILTGQEDSKFGFDLQNGQAEKALQLALNSHFLDVLGVHCHIGSQIFETTGFVLAARKIFEKLKDWKDRISYEPKVLNLGGGFGIRYTEEDDPIPASQYVKEIIVEVKKQVSAYSMNMPEIWIEPGRSLVGDAGTTLYQIGSRKDVPHVRKFLAVDGGMSDNIRPALYQAKYEAVLANKPLAKPEETVSIAGKCCESGDMLIWDLPLPKADSQDILAVFCTGAYGYSMANNYNRIPRPAVVFVENGESRLVVRRETYEDLVRYDLPLKEKVRN is encoded by the coding sequence ATGTATTTTCATGGCACAACAAAAGTAAATGATAAGGGTCATTTAGAAATCGGCGGAGTGGATACGATCGAACTTGCACAAAAATATGGAACTCCTCTGTATGTATACGATGTTGCATTAATTCGCGAGCGGGCAAAAGGATTTAAGAATACATTTGATGAACTGGGAGTGAAAGCTCAAGTTGCATATGCAAGCAAAGCATTTTCTACAGTAGCAATGATTCAGCTTGCAGAAGAGGAAGGCTTGTCACTGGATGTTGTCTCAGGCGGAGAACTTTATACAGCATTGACGGCAGGTTTCCCCGTCAGCAAGATTCATTTCCATGGCAATAATAAAAGCAGGGCCGAACTGGAGATGGCATTGGAGCACCAAATAGGCTGCATCGTTGTAGATAATTTCCATGAACTGGAGCTTATTGATTCTATTTGTTCCGAGATGAATCGAAATACAAAGATACTTTTAAGAGTGACGCCCGGCATTGAGGCTCATACGCATGACTATATTCTAACGGGACAGGAAGACTCCAAATTTGGGTTTGACCTTCAAAACGGCCAGGCTGAAAAAGCTCTGCAATTAGCATTAAATTCACACTTTTTGGATGTTCTCGGAGTCCACTGCCATATTGGTTCACAAATATTTGAGACTACCGGATTTGTTTTGGCTGCAAGAAAAATCTTTGAAAAATTAAAGGATTGGAAAGACAGGATATCATACGAACCAAAAGTATTAAATCTTGGAGGCGGATTCGGTATTCGCTATACAGAAGAAGATGATCCTATTCCGGCCTCACAATATGTGAAAGAAATTATTGTGGAAGTGAAGAAACAAGTTTCTGCCTATTCCATGAATATGCCGGAAATTTGGATTGAACCAGGACGTTCACTCGTAGGTGACGCCGGAACAACTTTATATCAGATCGGTTCAAGAAAAGATGTCCCTCACGTCCGAAAATTTTTGGCTGTAGACGGAGGAATGAGTGATAATATTCGCCCTGCCTTATACCAGGCTAAATATGAAGCTGTATTGGCAAATAAACCACTTGCGAAGCCGGAAGAAACTGTTTCCATTGCCGGCAAGTGCTGTGAATCAGGAGATATGCTTATCTGGGATTTGCCTCTTCCTAAAGCGGATAGTCAAGATATACTTGCTGTCTTCTGTACCGGAGCATATGGTTATTCAATGGCAAATAACTATAACCGGATTCCAAGGCCGGCCGTAGTATTTGTTGAGAACGGGGAATCAAGGCTTGTAGTGAGACGGGAAACATATGAGGATCTCGTCCGCTATGATTTGCCCTTAAAAGAAAAAGTAAGAAACTAA
- a CDS encoding spore germination protein, whose protein sequence is MTIREEVKKPLPESVDQIENYMKQHIGLGESFDLGVRKLKILRKDVHIYYVNGLCDTQFIIEIVEELVAINDHEKLSTNLFKIIENRLVHQSVQPIKTLDDLVLQVLSGLIVVVVDGEKTGFVIDVRSYPGRQPEEPDTEKVVRGSRDGYVENIIVNTALTRRRIRDGRLRFEIFKIGERSKTDIAIGYIKDIASPDLINIIRKEIQAIKIDGLTMADKTVEEFLLKQGYNPYPLVRYTERADVGATHLLEGHVLIFVDTSPSVIITPTTYFHHLQHAEEYRQSPAVGTMLRWIRFIGVIASLFLLPLWLLFVLEPSMLPEKIAYVGPNEHSNVPVVIQLFIADIGIEFLRIAAIHTPTPLSTAMGLIAAVMIGQIAIDVGLFIPEVILYISVASIGTFSTPSYELSIANKMVRLFLLIAVALFHTPGLVVGITVFILFLANIRSLNTPYLWPLLPFNPKAFLHILFRRAVPGSKIRPSIIHTKNRYRQPT, encoded by the coding sequence ATGACAATAAGGGAAGAAGTTAAAAAACCGTTGCCTGAGTCCGTTGATCAAATCGAAAATTATATGAAACAGCATATCGGTCTTGGCGAAAGTTTTGATCTCGGTGTCAGGAAACTGAAAATCTTACGAAAAGATGTCCATATCTACTACGTGAACGGACTTTGTGATACTCAATTTATTATTGAAATTGTTGAAGAGCTTGTTGCGATCAATGATCATGAAAAATTGTCAACCAACCTTTTCAAAATTATTGAAAATCGCCTTGTCCATCAATCTGTACAACCGATAAAAACTCTTGATGATTTAGTCCTTCAGGTTCTTTCAGGATTAATTGTTGTTGTTGTAGATGGAGAAAAAACAGGTTTTGTCATTGATGTCCGAAGCTATCCGGGCCGCCAGCCGGAAGAACCGGATACCGAAAAGGTTGTCCGCGGATCGCGCGATGGATATGTTGAGAATATTATTGTCAATACGGCCCTTACAAGAAGGAGAATCCGAGATGGAAGACTTCGCTTTGAAATCTTTAAAATCGGCGAAAGATCAAAAACAGACATTGCAATCGGGTACATTAAGGATATTGCAAGTCCGGATCTAATAAATATTATACGTAAAGAAATTCAGGCAATAAAGATAGACGGCCTTACGATGGCAGACAAAACCGTAGAAGAATTTCTGTTAAAGCAAGGATATAATCCATATCCGCTTGTCAGATATACAGAAAGGGCGGACGTAGGTGCTACTCATTTATTGGAAGGTCACGTTCTAATTTTCGTTGATACATCACCAAGTGTAATTATTACTCCGACAACGTATTTTCATCATTTGCAGCATGCAGAGGAATACAGGCAATCCCCTGCTGTTGGAACAATGTTAAGATGGATTCGGTTTATAGGGGTTATCGCATCGTTGTTTCTGCTTCCATTATGGTTATTATTTGTATTAGAACCGTCTATGCTTCCGGAAAAGATCGCATATGTAGGACCGAATGAGCACAGCAACGTTCCGGTTGTTATTCAACTATTCATTGCGGATATTGGAATTGAGTTTTTAAGAATTGCCGCCATTCATACGCCGACTCCATTATCAACGGCCATGGGTTTAATTGCCGCTGTTATGATCGGACAGATTGCAATTGATGTCGGTCTTTTTATACCGGAAGTAATTTTGTATATTTCTGTAGCTTCGATTGGAACCTTTTCAACACCAAGCTATGAATTAAGTATAGCCAATAAAATGGTTAGACTGTTTTTGTTGATAGCAGTTGCGTTGTTCCATACACCTGGCCTTGTAGTTGGAATTACAGTTTTTATTCTTTTTTTAGCAAATATTCGTTCATTAAATACGCCTTATTTATGGCCATTGCTGCCCTTTAATCCAAAAGCGTTTTTACACATCCTTTTTCGCCGGGCTGTTCCCGGATCAAAAATACGCCCAAGCATCATTCATACAAAAAATCGATACCGACAACCGACATAG
- a CDS encoding stage V sporulation protein AB, protein MIINSLFVIFIGFAGGLTVGAGFVAFLTVLGIIPRLTQLSKTMQMIRFYEWAIVIGAVTGAYATLRDPSYSLSAFFLIPLGLAGGTFIGMLAAALTEVLNVFPLLAKRVGVQEKIISLLMAIVFGKVFGSLFQWIYFVDR, encoded by the coding sequence ATGATTATCAATAGTCTTTTTGTTATTTTTATCGGCTTTGCTGGTGGTTTAACAGTGGGGGCTGGATTTGTAGCGTTTTTAACCGTTCTTGGAATTATTCCGAGGCTTACACAGCTTTCAAAAACAATGCAAATGATTCGCTTTTACGAATGGGCGATTGTAATTGGTGCCGTAACAGGAGCTTACGCAACATTAAGAGATCCCAGTTACTCGCTATCGGCTTTCTTTTTGATTCCACTGGGTCTTGCTGGTGGAACTTTTATAGGAATGCTTGCTGCTGCATTAACTGAAGTACTAAATGTATTTCCGCTTCTTGCTAAAAGAGTGGGGGTTCAAGAGAAGATTATTTCTCTCTTGATGGCAATCGTTTTTGGCAAAGTATTCGGATCCTTATTCCAATGGATATATTTTGTCGACCGATAG
- a CDS encoding stage V sporulation protein AA, whose product MENMIYIRMRNRIQANLDQSVFLRDIAQIIADEALIGKLEKIQIYQITKKDRNMIVIDVMKVISSIKEKCGNMEVQTIGPAQTIIEVAYKKSGVSVPLFVLIWFLLFFGSALAIMNFHEDVSMQIVQQKIYSIITGKEVKKPLIFQIPYSIGLGLGMILFFNHIFKKRINEEPSPLEVEMFNYQQNLDQYVIMYENKENLKKLHDYQ is encoded by the coding sequence ATGGAAAATATGATCTACATTCGCATGAGAAACCGAATTCAAGCCAATCTGGATCAATCCGTATTTTTAAGAGATATTGCCCAAATTATTGCGGATGAAGCACTGATCGGCAAGCTTGAAAAAATTCAGATTTACCAAATCACAAAAAAAGACAGGAATATGATTGTAATCGACGTGATGAAAGTAATCTCATCCATTAAAGAAAAATGTGGAAATATGGAAGTTCAGACGATAGGACCGGCACAAACAATTATTGAAGTTGCCTATAAAAAAAGCGGGGTATCTGTTCCACTTTTCGTATTAATTTGGTTTTTATTATTTTTTGGGTCCGCATTGGCAATAATGAATTTTCATGAGGATGTCAGCATGCAAATCGTTCAGCAGAAAATTTATTCCATCATAACCGGCAAAGAAGTGAAAAAGCCATTGATATTTCAAATACCTTATTCAATTGGATTAGGACTTGGAATGATCCTTTTTTTCAATCACATATTTAAGAAACGAATCAACGAAGAACCAAGCCCTCTTGAAGTAGAAATGTTTAATTACCAGCAAAATTTGGATCAATATGTCATCATGTATGAAAATAAAGAAAATCTGAAAAAATTGCATGATTATCAATAG
- the sigF gene encoding RNA polymerase sporulation sigma factor SigF, with protein sequence MDVEVKNGKSQTYLKDNEVKELIKKSQAGDQASRDLIVQNNTRLVWSVVQRFLNRGYEPDDLFQIGCIGLLKSVDKFDLSYDVKFSTYAVPMIIGEIQRFIRDDGSVKVSRSLKETGNRIRKAKDELSKRLGRIPTVTELSDYLEIPPEDVILAQEAIRTPASIHETVYENDGDPITLLDQIDDGDEGTWFDKIALREAIRELEERERLIVYLRYYKDQTQSEVAARLGISQVQVSRLEKKILQQMKDRMDH encoded by the coding sequence ATGGATGTGGAGGTCAAAAACGGTAAAAGTCAAACCTATCTTAAAGACAATGAAGTCAAGGAATTAATAAAAAAGAGTCAGGCAGGGGATCAGGCATCAAGGGATTTGATTGTTCAAAATAATACGCGCCTCGTTTGGTCTGTCGTACAAAGGTTTTTAAATAGAGGTTATGAACCTGATGATTTATTTCAAATAGGATGCATTGGCCTGCTCAAGTCGGTTGATAAATTTGATCTTTCCTATGATGTAAAGTTTTCTACTTACGCAGTTCCAATGATCATTGGAGAAATCCAAAGATTTATCCGTGATGACGGATCAGTCAAGGTCAGCAGGTCTCTTAAAGAAACGGGAAACCGTATCCGTAAAGCAAAGGATGAATTATCAAAGAGATTGGGGCGAATTCCGACTGTTACAGAATTATCCGATTATTTGGAAATCCCGCCTGAGGATGTTATCCTTGCCCAGGAAGCAATCCGAACCCCTGCTTCAATACATGAAACGGTATATGAAAATGATGGGGATCCAATCACCTTATTGGACCAAATTGATGATGGGGATGAAGGAACATGGTTTGATAAAATCGCTTTAAGAGAAGCGATTCGCGAACTGGAAGAACGTGAAAGGCTAATCGTTTACTTGAGGTATTATAAAGATCAAACACAGTCAGAAGTAGCAGCAAGGCTCGGCATATCACAAGTGCAAGTATCACGGCTGGAGAAAAAAATCCTTCAGCAAATGAAAGACCGTATGGATCATTAA
- the spoIIAB gene encoding anti-sigma F factor produces the protein MKNEMHLQFSALSQNESFARVTVAAFIAQLDPTMDELTEIKTVVSEAVTNAIIHGYENDPKGIIYISVSIEDRIVEMTIKDEGVGIKDIEEARQPLFTTKPELERSGMGFTIMENFMDEVEIYSQPGSGTEIRLRKLLSKSKMLCN, from the coding sequence ATGAAAAATGAAATGCATCTGCAATTTAGTGCTTTAAGTCAAAATGAATCATTTGCGAGAGTAACTGTAGCAGCTTTTATCGCCCAGCTTGATCCGACAATGGATGAATTGACTGAAATTAAGACGGTTGTCTCAGAGGCTGTTACAAATGCGATTATTCATGGGTATGAAAATGATCCGAAAGGGATTATTTATATTTCAGTTTCCATTGAAGACAGAATTGTTGAGATGACAATAAAGGATGAAGGAGTCGGCATAAAGGATATTGAAGAGGCGAGACAGCCTCTCTTCACGACGAAGCCTGAATTGGAGAGATCAGGTATGGGATTTACCATTATGGAAAATTTTATGGATGAGGTTGAGATTTATTCACAGCCTGGCAGTGGAACGGAAATCCGTTTGAGAAAGCTTTTATCAAAGAGCAAAATGCTATGCAATTAA
- the spoIIAA gene encoding anti-sigma F factor antagonist has protein sequence MSLNIEMEVKNDVLCIRLSGELDHHTADHLRERAIKAIEEHQIRHIVLNLEHLSFMDSSGLGVILGRYKQIKQNHGEMIVCAISPSIERLFDMSGLFKIIRLEPTEEFALQRLGVA, from the coding sequence GTGAGTCTTAACATTGAAATGGAAGTGAAGAATGACGTCCTTTGCATTCGATTAAGCGGAGAGCTTGACCACCATACTGCAGATCATCTTCGTGAACGAGCAATAAAAGCAATTGAGGAGCATCAAATTCGTCATATTGTCTTAAATTTGGAGCACCTCTCTTTTATGGACAGTTCAGGGCTGGGAGTCATTCTCGGGAGATATAAACAAATCAAACAAAACCACGGCGAAATGATTGTTTGCGCAATTTCCCCATCGATTGAAAGATTATTCGACATGTCCGGCTTATTTAAAATTATTCGGTTGGAGCCGACGGAAGAATTTGCATTGCAAAGATTGGGGGTTGCCTGA
- a CDS encoding D-alanyl-D-alanine carboxypeptidase family protein, with amino-acid sequence MKRIFSMMVFSILMFSVMSTQVFAEEKNDVQLVDNVRSAILIERDTGTVLFEKNIHEKLPPASMTKVMTMLLIMEAIDEGKLKMNEKIRTSEYAASMGGSQIFLEPGEEMTTEQMLQGIAIASGNDASVAMAERIAGSEEAFVDMMNKKAKELGLKNTKFQNTTGLPAKDHYSTAYDMAMMAKELLKYDQITKFTGTYEGYLRENTDKKFWLVNTNKLVRFYPGVDGLKTGFTNEAKYCLTATAKKDGMRVIAVVFGSPTSKERNAQVTKLLDYAFSQYETHPMYKRHHIMGKAKVSKGSMKTVDAVTSEPISLLTKKGENIKNVKREVVINENIKAPVKIGDEIGSIKLIKDGKVLVESPLVANKNVENATWWQLFKRSFGMFTKSGI; translated from the coding sequence ATGAAACGAATATTCTCTATGATGGTTTTCTCAATATTAATGTTTTCCGTCATGTCAACACAAGTGTTTGCAGAAGAAAAAAACGATGTACAGCTTGTTGATAACGTCCGGTCTGCTATATTAATTGAACGGGATACTGGAACCGTTTTGTTTGAGAAAAATATCCATGAAAAATTGCCGCCTGCCAGTATGACAAAGGTAATGACAATGTTGTTAATTATGGAGGCTATAGATGAAGGCAAACTAAAAATGAATGAGAAAATCCGGACGAGTGAATATGCAGCTTCCATGGGTGGTTCGCAAATATTTCTTGAACCTGGTGAAGAAATGACTACCGAGCAAATGCTCCAAGGAATCGCAATCGCTTCAGGAAACGATGCCTCTGTTGCAATGGCAGAAAGGATTGCAGGATCGGAAGAAGCATTCGTCGATATGATGAATAAAAAAGCAAAGGAATTAGGCTTGAAAAACACCAAATTCCAAAATACAACAGGCTTGCCTGCGAAGGATCATTACAGTACAGCATATGATATGGCCATGATGGCGAAAGAACTTTTGAAGTATGATCAAATAACGAAATTTACGGGTACATATGAAGGATATCTGCGTGAAAATACGGATAAAAAATTTTGGCTTGTAAACACAAATAAGCTCGTTCGTTTTTATCCGGGAGTAGACGGGTTGAAGACCGGTTTTACGAATGAGGCAAAATATTGTTTAACGGCAACTGCCAAAAAAGACGGCATGCGCGTGATTGCTGTTGTTTTTGGTTCTCCAACTTCTAAAGAAAGAAATGCACAAGTAACGAAATTGCTTGATTATGCCTTCAGCCAGTACGAAACTCATCCGATGTACAAACGACATCATATCATGGGTAAGGCGAAAGTAAGTAAAGGAAGCATGAAAACAGTAGATGCCGTGACAAGTGAACCAATTTCGCTGTTAACGAAAAAAGGCGAAAACATTAAGAACGTTAAAAGAGAAGTTGTCATTAATGAAAATATAAAGGCCCCTGTCAAGATCGGAGACGAAATAGGCTCAATTAAACTAATCAAAGATGGGAAAGTTCTTGTAGAGAGTCCCCTTGTTGCAAACAAAAACGTTGAAAATGCCACATGGTGGCAGCTTTTTAAACGGTCTTTTGGAATGTTCACAAAATCCGGCATTTAA
- a CDS encoding pyrimidine-nucleoside phosphorylase, whose protein sequence is MRMVDLIEKKRDGKELTTEEIQFIIKGYTDGSIPDYQMSALTMAIYFQGMTERERADLTMAMVESGDQIDLSKIEGIKVDKHSTGGVGDTTTLVLGPLVASVGVPVAKMSGRGLGHTGGTIDKLESVPGFHVEIDNQEFINLVNKNKIAVIGQSGNLTPADKKLYALRDVTATVNSIPLIASSIMSKKIAAGADCIVLDVKTGAGAFMKTLEGSRELARAMVRIGNNVGRKTMAVISDMSQPLGFAIGNALEVKEAIDTLKGEGPEDLTELCLTLGSHMVLLAQKANSLTEARQMLEKAIEDGSALESLKIFLSSQGGDASVVDDPSKLPQAKFTFELEAKEEGFVSEIVADEVGTAAMLLGAGRATKESEIDLSVGLVLRKKIGDQVKKGESLVTIYSNFENINDIKEKLYDHIKIAPEKVDPPKLIHEVIAE, encoded by the coding sequence ATGAGAATGGTTGATTTAATTGAAAAAAAACGCGACGGAAAAGAACTTACGACAGAGGAAATTCAGTTTATTATTAAAGGTTATACAGACGGATCGATTCCTGACTATCAAATGAGTGCACTGACAATGGCCATATACTTTCAAGGCATGACGGAAAGAGAACGGGCCGATTTAACGATGGCAATGGTTGAATCAGGAGATCAAATCGATCTTTCAAAAATAGAAGGAATAAAAGTTGACAAACATTCAACCGGGGGAGTCGGTGATACGACAACGCTCGTTCTTGGGCCGCTTGTAGCTTCTGTCGGTGTACCTGTTGCGAAAATGTCCGGCCGCGGTCTTGGCCATACCGGGGGAACGATTGATAAGCTGGAATCCGTTCCGGGCTTCCATGTAGAAATTGATAACCAAGAATTTATCAATCTTGTCAATAAGAACAAAATAGCTGTCATCGGCCAAAGCGGAAATTTAACTCCTGCTGATAAAAAGCTTTACGCACTAAGAGATGTAACTGCAACGGTTAATAGCATCCCTCTCATTGCCAGCTCGATTATGAGCAAAAAAATCGCCGCAGGTGCAGATTGCATTGTATTAGATGTGAAAACAGGTGCGGGAGCTTTTATGAAAACGCTTGAAGGTTCCCGGGAACTGGCAAGGGCAATGGTCCGGATCGGCAATAATGTCGGCCGGAAGACAATGGCTGTTATTTCGGATATGAGCCAGCCGCTCGGTTTTGCGATCGGAAACGCCTTGGAGGTAAAAGAAGCAATTGATACGCTGAAAGGGGAGGGGCCGGAAGATTTAACAGAACTTTGTTTGACGCTCGGAAGCCATATGGTCCTCCTTGCCCAAAAAGCCAATTCTTTGACAGAAGCACGGCAAATGCTCGAGAAAGCAATCGAGGACGGCTCTGCGCTTGAATCATTAAAAATATTCCTAAGCTCTCAAGGTGGAGATGCTTCAGTGGTTGATGACCCATCAAAGCTCCCGCAAGCAAAATTCACATTTGAACTTGAGGCGAAAGAAGAAGGTTTTGTGTCAGAAATCGTTGCTGATGAAGTGGGAACAGCAGCCATGCTTCTCGGTGCAGGCAGAGCGACAAAAGAATCTGAAATTGATTTGTCAGTGGGCCTCGTCCTCCGCAAAAAAATCGGCGACCAAGTGAAAAAAGGAGAATCATTGGTCACAATCTACAGCAATTTTGAAAATATAAACGACATAAAAGAAAAATTATACGATCACATTAAAATTGCACCTGAAAAAGTTGATCCACCAAAATTGATTCATGAAGTAATTGCTGAATAA